The Carassius gibelio isolate Cgi1373 ecotype wild population from Czech Republic chromosome B14, carGib1.2-hapl.c, whole genome shotgun sequence genome has a segment encoding these proteins:
- the LOC127971296 gene encoding uncharacterized protein LOC127971296, whose product MRSDDLMARVIDLEEGKLVSRDVYEFGSPALANNNHEELVKITSSLSYAFTTQLKLSDKHITHLQEELTRAQHRIDKLEVKVQDQLRAPSEREQDTTEKVMKLLAALAAAQLDQQHATAAQKDLVNRLQYAEQLLEKAKLDIRNKNSEISALKDHLERYRTEMDNLTQQLDDTNDELYMVRKELQNAYKHKLEPRKEKPPLASSLLSRAESHVQELAYDERSEGPQPKTSPAFATQPFPANERKPPVQDLEAAHGMTIKDLNKLSENISRFNPDSTESPDIQAYLRDIEFHLEVRPHVTDRDWLYLLRATSSSEVRNFLDRQPSQTKSNYQRLREVLIKEFTDPESEHGLLTALETKQGRQETPQAYYNRLRQAYFGAHNSPDLEEDVNFKTLFLKNLHPGVSHHLGVMACPNSMTIQQLRDLTQKAYNKQKLASKKGNKTSTLLNSVNKDSSLALDDTQWHHNTRVFHQEHRERDAHIHDRFQPNCWKNPWDQPRFSRNQKDKNIWKPNQISKGNHLTHPRATRVGKRQQNPPQHHSDMHSAEYSQEHNRLPLEDTEQVMEQLREFLQDNLHAGDHKVESCSL is encoded by the coding sequence aacaacaaccacgaggagctagtcaagatcacgagctcactaagctatgccttcacaacccagctgaaactgagcgacaagcacatcacccaccttcaagaggagctgacacgtgctcaacatcgcatagacaagctggaagtgaaagttcaagatcaactcagagcacccagcgagagggagcaggatacaacagaaaaagttatgaagctcctagcagccctggcagcagctcagcttgaccagcaacatgcaacggctgctcagaaagacctggtaaacagactccagtatgccgaacagctactagagaaagccaagctagacatcagaaacaagaactctgaaatcagtgctttgaaagaccaccttgaaaggtacagaactgaaatggacaatctgacccaacaactagacgataccaatgatgagctctacatggtcagaaaagaactccaaaatgcttacaagcacaaactagagccaaggaaagagaaacctcccttagcctcatcactgctgagcagagcagagtcccacgtccaagaactggcatatgacgaaaggagcgaagggccacaacccaaaacctcacctgccttcgccacacaaccctttcctgccaacgaaagaaaacctcccgtccaagaccttgaagctgcacacgggatgacaatcaaagacctcaacaagctgtctgaaaacatcagcaggttcaacccggactccacagagagccccgacatccaagcttacctgcgagatatcgaatttcacctggaagtgagacctcatgtgactgacagagactggttatacctccttagagccacgtccagttccgaggtacgaaactttctagatcgacagcccagtcaaaccaagtcaaactaccagcgacttcgtgaggtcctgattaaagagtttacagacccagagtctgaacatggactgttaactgccttggaaaccaaacaaggtcgtcaagagactccacaagcttattacaaccgactccgacaagcctactttggtgcacacaacagccctgaccttgaagaggatgtgaacttcaaaaccctcttcctaaagaatctgcaccccggagtaagtcaccatctaggtgtcatggcctgtccgaactccatgaccatccaacagttgcgtgacctaacacagaaggcctataacaagcagaagttggcctcaaagaaaggtaacaaaacatccacactcttgaactctgtcaacaaagactcaagccttgcactggacgacacccagtggcatcacaacaccagagtcttccatcaagagcacagagaacgtgacgcccatatccacgaccgctttcagcccaactgctggaaaaatccatgggaccagccacgcttctcaagaaaccaaaaggataagaacatctggaaacctaaccagatatccaaaggtaatcacctgactcatccaagagcaactcgtgtgggtaagcgacaacaaaacccacctcagcaccactcagacatgcacagtgctgagtactcacaagaacataaccgcttaccattagaagacacggaacaagtcatggaacaactaagagagttccttcaagacaatttacatgcaggtgaccacaaagttgagtcatgctcgctgtga